One Brassica napus cultivar Da-Ae chromosome A1, Da-Ae, whole genome shotgun sequence genomic region harbors:
- the LOC106351694 gene encoding uncharacterized protein LOC106351694, which produces MNWKLGLLIGLMLLLSITLNPTLARVTYPSRTTKKGIGNIHLNKGMKIGFRGSVSRSAHHGNDPPNHL; this is translated from the exons ATGAATTGGAAGTTAGGTTTGCTAATTGGTTTGATGCTCCTCTTGTCTATCACACTAAACCCAACTTTGGCCAGAGTAACTTACCCATCTCGCACGACAA aaaaaggGATTGGAAATATACATCTCAACAAAGGAATGAAGATCGGCTTTAGAGGGAGTGTTTCTAGATCTGCTCATCATGGAAACGATCCAcctaatcatttataa
- the LOC111200718 gene encoding uncharacterized protein LOC111200718 has product MKGNLWLVALFLVLSLVISSYAASTQPYQFRKLLNIEASPSKSGSAGHH; this is encoded by the exons ATGAAGGGAAATTTGTGGTTGGTTGCTTTGTTTTTGGTTCTCTCTTTGGTGATTTCATCTTATGCAGCTTCAACTCAGCCATACCAATTCCGCAAACTTT TGAATATAGAAGCATCACCTAGTAAGTCAGGATCTGCGGGCCATCACTAA